ATTTATCTTTTGAGAAAGTTCTAAAGATTTTAAATAATATTTTAATGCTTCAGCATAATTCTTTTGAATGTTGAATATGTTGCCGATGTTGTTAAGTATTAATGCAATACTATAATTATTACCAGTTTCTTTTTCTATTTCTAAAGCTTCTAAGAAATATTCTAAAGCTGTTGAATAATTTGATAGGTTAAAATATACATATGCTAAATTGTTTTTAATTTTTGAAGAAAATGATAAGTCTCCAATCTCATTAGCAATCTTTAATGATTTTTGATAATATTCTAATGCTTTATCATTATTTTTTTGTAAATTATAAATATTGCCAATGTTATTTAAAATATTAAGAACAGCATGTTTATTATTCACTTCTTCTGCAATTTTTAATGCTTTAAAAAAATGTTCAATTGCCTTTGGATAATTGGTTTGAGAAAAATAAACAAGTCCAATATTATTAAGTTTGTTTATAAGACCTAATTTATCGCCAAGTTCTTCTGATATATGTAATGCTTTGTAATAATATTCAAGTGCTTTGGCATAATTGCCTTGGTCGTCATAGACCATGCCCATTGCATTGTATGCACTCGAAATACCTTTTTTATACTTTATTACTTCACAAATTTTTTGCGAATTTGAAAAGTTTCTTAAAGCTAATAAATAATTGCCACGGTCATAATAAACAAAACCAATATTAAGATAAGCATCAGCAATACCTTTAATGGCTGCTTTTTTTATTGAAATAATGTTATTTGTCTTTTTATCATGTGTTAAAATAGTGGATATTTTTAATGCTTGCTGAGCATATATTAATGAAGTATCTAAAGATCCTAATGTTTCGTATATATCGCTTAAATCGTTTAGGTGGTTAATTTTTGCAGTATCATGTTTGTCTTTTTTTAAGAGAGCTTGAAGCGAGTCGATTTTAAATCTATAATTTTGTGAAAAACAATTTATTTTAGGAATGTAAAAATTTAAAAATATCAGTAATAAAACCAAAATAAAAAAATTAGATTTTATTT
The nucleotide sequence above comes from Bacteroidales bacterium. Encoded proteins:
- a CDS encoding tetratricopeptide repeat protein — encoded protein: MKAIKNKIKSNFFILVLLLIFLNFYIPKINCFSQNYRFKIDSLQALLKKDKHDTAKINHLNDLSDIYETLGSLDTSLIYAQQALKISTILTHDKKTNNIISIKKAAIKGIADAYLNIGFVYYDRGNYLLALRNFSNSQKICEVIKYKKGISSAYNAMGMVYDDQGNYAKALEYYYKALHISEELGDKLGLINKLNNIGLVYFSQTNYPKAIEHFFKALKIAEEVNNKHAVLNILNNIGNIYNLQKNNDKALEYYQKSLKIANEIGDLSFSSKIKNNLAYVYFNLSNYSTALEYFLEALEIEKETGNNYSIALILNNIGNIFNIQKNYAEALKYYLKSLELSQKINDKKGISITLGNIGVAYTQIGNFNKAENSLKLAIEYSDSIGVLESKKLAELGLFQLYDTIGNYKLALEHYKKYIVARDSITNDEKKKQQLHAEMNYEFEKKQAIA